In one window of Musa acuminata AAA Group cultivar baxijiao chromosome BXJ3-2, Cavendish_Baxijiao_AAA, whole genome shotgun sequence DNA:
- the LOC135630822 gene encoding uncharacterized protein LOC135630822, which yields MVGKKKVVPEWLNSPLWSSNLSDDRRSSRYETRTLSPEPSSPPPAPPRPEPSPSRPRLAVAQRSEIGAHSGELSPSWSSLEEESRESQLLADFQITLSSRIINLGELRRLAFQGIPHGVRPTAWKLLLGYLPLDRTLWAHELEKKQTQYYTLMDELLRNPSEITHRMEDSAGSKNEDLSCLSTGLLSRSKIIHGEHPLSLMKSSVWNQYFQEAEILEQIDRDVKRTHPDMDFFCGGSSLAKSNQEALRRILIIFAKLNPGIKYVQGMNEILAPLFYVFRNDPDETNASHAEVDTFCCFVELLSMFRDNFCKQLDNSLVGIRSTIEKLSQLLKRHDEELWRQLEVTTKVNPQFYAFRWITLLLTQEFNFSDCLRIWDTLFSDPEGPQETLLRICCAMLIFVRRRLLAGDFTSNLKLLQNYPTANINHLLHVANKLRGPTVD from the exons ATGGTGGGGAAGAAGAAGGTCGTGCCCGAGTGGCTCAATAGCCCTCTTTGGTCCTCCAATCTCTCCGACGATCGCCGCAGCTCCCGCTACGAGACCAGAACCCTATCTCCGgaaccttcttctcctcctccggcGCCGCCGCGGCCTGAGCCATCCCCTTCCCGGCCGCGGCTAGCCGTGGCTCAGAGGTCGGAGATCGGAGCCCACTCCGGTGAGCTGAGCCCGTCTTGGTCCTCGCTGGAGGAGGAATCCCGCGAGTCCCAGCTCCTGGCCGACTTCCAGATCACG TTATCTAGTAGGATCATCAACCTAGGGGAATTGCGGAGGTTGGCATTCCAGGGTATTCCGCATGGCGTTCGTCCAACAGCATGGAAG CTATTGTTGGGGTATTTGCCACTAGATCGCACGTTGTGGGCacatgaattggaaaagaagcaGACTCAATATTACACTTTAATGGACGAGCTTCTACGGAACCCC TCGGAGATCACCCATAGAATGGAAGATTCAGCTGGTTCCAAGAATGAAGACTTAAGTTGTCTAAGTACTGGCTTGCTTTCGAGGTCAAAGATTATTCATGGGGAACATCCTCTGAGTCTTATGAAGAGTAGCGTGTGGAACCAATACTTCCag GAGGCAGAGATACTGGAGCAGATAGATCGAGATGTAAAACGTACTCATCCAGATATGGATTTTTTTTGTGGAGGCTCATCTCTTGCAAAATCTAATCAG GAAGCTTTAAGGCGCATACTTATTATCTTTGCAAAATTAAATCCTGGAATAAAATATGTGCAGGGAATGAATGAAATTTTAGCACCTCTGTTCTATGTATTCAGGAATGACCCAGATGAAACTAACGCT TCTCATGCAGAAGTGGATACATTTTGCTGCTTTGTCGAGTTATTGAGCATGTTCAGGGACAACTTTTGCAAGCAGCTTGACAATAGCCTTGTTGGTATCCGTTCAACAATAGAAAAATTATCACAACTTTTGAAAAGGCATGATGAAGAGCTTTGGCGTCAATTAGAAGTCACAACAAAA GTAAATCCTCAATTCTACGCATTTAGATGGATCACACTACTACTGACTCAAGAGTTCAACTTTAGTGATTGTCTTCGCATTTGGGATACTCTTTTTAGTGATCCAGAAGGTCCTCAG GAAACCCTACTCCGAATATGCTGTGCTATGTTAATATTTGTTCGAAGGCGGCTCTTAGCTGGTGATTTCACTTCTAATCTCAAGCTTTTACAAAATTATCCAACTGCAAACATCAACCATCTCCTGCATGTTGCTAACAAGTTGCGAGGACCAACAGTTGACTAA
- the LOC135630981 gene encoding tyrosine-protein phosphatase DSP3-like, whose amino-acid sequence MIFRSEEGDCGEYVHIPSVEDDEDVDNDEYERNHGADEVGDGRLGVVRDESFLLPPYNFNMVDTWIYRSGFPTAANFRFLEGLNLRSIVYLCPEPYPDANAEFVRSHGIRLFQFGIEGSKESLVALPKDAIMRALAVLLDVRNHPILIHCKRGKHRTGCLVGCFRKLQNWCLSSVFEEYHRFAATKARPSDLSFISKFEVSCTLRILSIIYRCYGRGSQVGRLLYEDNNSSS is encoded by the exons ATGATCTTCCGATCGGAAGAGGGCGATTGTGGCGAATACGTACACATACCGTCGGTGGAGGACGACGAAGACGTCGACAACGACGAGTACGAGCGCAATCATGGTGCGGATGAAGTTGGAGATGGAAGATTGGGTGTCGTTCGAGATGAATCGTTCCTGCTCCCGCCCTACAACTTCAACATGGTGGATACGTGGATCTACCGCTCGGGGTTCCCCACCGCCGCCAATTTCCGTTTCTTGGAAGGGCTCAACCTTCGATCCATCGT GTATTTGTGCCCGGAGCCGTACCCGGACGCTAATGCCGAGTTCGTTCGCTCCCATGGGATTCGTCTGTTCCAGTTCGGGATTGAAGGAAGCAAG GAGTCTCTTGTGGCCTTGCCAAAAGATGCTATCATGAGGGCTCTCGCAGTCTTACTTG ATGTAAGGAATCATCCAATTCTGATTCACTGCAAAAGGGGGAAG CATCGGACAGGGTGTCTTGTGGGCTGTTTCAGAAAGTTACAGAACTGGTGCCTGTCTTCTGTGTTTGAGGAGTATCATCGCTTTGCTGCCACCAAAGCTCGACCATCAGATCTGAGTTTTATCAGTAAGTTCGAAGTCTCATGCACGCTGCGTATACTCAGTATCATCTACCGGTGCTATGGACGTGGTTCCCAAGTTGGGCGCTTGCTTTACGAGGATAATAATAGCTCGTCATGA